A region of Pseudophryne corroboree isolate aPseCor3 chromosome 3 unlocalized genomic scaffold, aPseCor3.hap2 SUPER_3_unloc_35, whole genome shotgun sequence DNA encodes the following proteins:
- the LOC134984094 gene encoding oocyte zinc finger protein XlCOF7.1-like isoform X2, with amino-acid sequence MQQPSPCVRRTEQEPELHHGSSTLLTDQKTRRSNDQKILELANKIIQLLTGEEWEYIEEHRGPYKDVMMENHRPLTSLDGPSNRDTPERCLCPLYSQDCTEENHRIPQEDQEERLSDMKAEDIEEEETYVTDMKAEDIDGEEETYVTDITTEDIEGAEETYVADMKAEDTEGEEETYVTDMKAEDTEGEEETYVTDIKAEDIEGEEETYVTDMKVEDIEGEEETYVTDIKAEDIEGEEETYVTDMKAEDIEGEEETCVTDMKAEDMEGEEETYVRGDQQCKEEEIPTDISTDGHTSRNIAEGHLMLSPDCEIKDNDSRPDSPGANPITPIIHPALSSGPSDPGKCSPDHSDIGASVTALTVDTVFPCSIDAKCFTQSTNLITHQPANAGGRPFPCSECGKSFTYKSHLVIHKRIHTGEKPYSCSECGKCFIHKSTLVTHQRSHTGEKPFSCSECGKCFIQKSDLVKHQRSHTGEKPFSCSKCGKCFTRKSFLV; translated from the exons ATGCAGCAGccgtccccgtgtgtcaggaggactgaacaGGAACCGGAGCTCCATCACGGTTCCTCAACCTTACTCACTGACCAGAAGACCAGAAGatccaatgaccagaagatcctggaactcgccaacaagattattcagctgctgactggagag gagtgggagtatatagaggaacacaggggtccgtacaaggacgtgatgatggagaatcaccggcccctcacatcactgg atgggcccagtaacagagataccccagagagatgtctctgtcctctgtattcccaggattgtacagaggagaatcacaggatcccacaggaggatcag gAAGAACGTCtctctgatatgaaggcagaagatatagaagaagaagagacgtatgtgactgatatgaaggcagaagatatagatggagaagaagagacgtatgtgacggatataacgacagaagatatagagggagcagaagagacgtatgtggctgatatgaaggcagaagatacagaaggagaagaagagacgtatgtgactgatatgaaggcagaagatacagagggagaagaagagacgtatgtgactgatataaaggcagaagatatagagggagaagaagagacgtatgtgactgatatgaaggtagaagatatagagggagaagaagagacgtatgtgactgatataaaggcagaagatatagagggagaagaagagacgtatgtgactgatatgaaggcagaagatatagagggagaagaagagacgtgtgtgactgatatgaaggcagaagatatggaaggagaagaagagacgtatgtgaggggtgatcagcagtgtaaggaggaggaaattcctacagatatcagcacag atggacacacaagcaggaacatcgcagaaggacatctaatgttatccccggattgtgaaataaaagataatgacagtagaccggattctccaggagctaaccccattaccccaattatacatccagctctatcatctggtccctctgatcctgggaaatgttctcctgatcactctgatattggagcatctgttacagctctgacagtagatacagtgtttccctgttctatagatgccaaatgttttacacagagcaCAAACCTTATTACCCATCAACCAGCTAATGCAGGtgggaggccatttccatgttctgagtgtgggaaaagttttacatacaaatcacatcttgtaatacataagagaatacatacaggtgagaaaccatattcctgttctgagtgtgggaaatgttttatacacaaatcaactcttgttacacatcagagaagtcacacaggtgagaagccattttcttgctctgagtgtgggaaatgttttatacagaaatcagatcttgttaaacatcagagaagtcacacaggtgagaagccattttcttgctctaagtgtggaaaatgttttacacggaaatcatttcttgtttga
- the LOC134984094 gene encoding oocyte zinc finger protein XlCOF29-like isoform X1, with translation MQQPSPCVRRTEQEPELHHGSSTLLTDQKTRRSNDQKILELANKIIQLLTGEEWEYIEEHRGPYKDVMMENHRPLTSLDGPSNRDTPERCLCPLYSQDCTEENHRIPQEDQEERLSDMKAEDIEEEETYVTDMKAEDIDGEEETYVTDITTEDIEGAEETYVADMKAEDTEGEEETYVTDMKAEDTEGEEETYVTDIKAEDIEGEEETYVTDMKVEDIEGEEETYVTDIKAEDIEGEEETYVTDMKAEDIEGEEETCVTDMKAEDMEGEEETYVRGDQQCKEEEIPTDISTADGHTSRNIAEGHLMLSPDCEIKDNDSRPDSPGANPITPIIHPALSSGPSDPGKCSPDHSDIGASVTALTVDTVFPCSIDAKCFTQSTNLITHQPANAGGRPFPCSECGKSFTYKSHLVIHKRIHTGEKPYSCSECGKCFIHKSTLVTHQRSHTGEKPFSCSECGKCFIQKSDLVKHQRSHTGEKPFSCSKCGKCFTRKSFLV, from the exons ATGCAGCAGccgtccccgtgtgtcaggaggactgaacaGGAACCGGAGCTCCATCACGGTTCCTCAACCTTACTCACTGACCAGAAGACCAGAAGatccaatgaccagaagatcctggaactcgccaacaagattattcagctgctgactggagag gagtgggagtatatagaggaacacaggggtccgtacaaggacgtgatgatggagaatcaccggcccctcacatcactgg atgggcccagtaacagagataccccagagagatgtctctgtcctctgtattcccaggattgtacagaggagaatcacaggatcccacaggaggatcag gAAGAACGTCtctctgatatgaaggcagaagatatagaagaagaagagacgtatgtgactgatatgaaggcagaagatatagatggagaagaagagacgtatgtgacggatataacgacagaagatatagagggagcagaagagacgtatgtggctgatatgaaggcagaagatacagaaggagaagaagagacgtatgtgactgatatgaaggcagaagatacagagggagaagaagagacgtatgtgactgatataaaggcagaagatatagagggagaagaagagacgtatgtgactgatatgaaggtagaagatatagagggagaagaagagacgtatgtgactgatataaaggcagaagatatagagggagaagaagagacgtatgtgactgatatgaaggcagaagatatagagggagaagaagagacgtgtgtgactgatatgaaggcagaagatatggaaggagaagaagagacgtatgtgaggggtgatcagcagtgtaaggaggaggaaattcctacagatatcagcacag cagatggacacacaagcaggaacatcgcagaaggacatctaatgttatccccggattgtgaaataaaagataatgacagtagaccggattctccaggagctaaccccattaccccaattatacatccagctctatcatctggtccctctgatcctgggaaatgttctcctgatcactctgatattggagcatctgttacagctctgacagtagatacagtgtttccctgttctatagatgccaaatgttttacacagagcaCAAACCTTATTACCCATCAACCAGCTAATGCAGGtgggaggccatttccatgttctgagtgtgggaaaagttttacatacaaatcacatcttgtaatacataagagaatacatacaggtgagaaaccatattcctgttctgagtgtgggaaatgttttatacacaaatcaactcttgttacacatcagagaagtcacacaggtgagaagccattttcttgctctgagtgtgggaaatgttttatacagaaatcagatcttgttaaacatcagagaagtcacacaggtgagaagccattttcttgctctaagtgtggaaaatgttttacacggaaatcatttcttgtttga